The DNA window GCGGCAGAGCCGCTCACCAGCATGCCGTGATCGACAGGGCCGTTAGCGGATGGCCAGCACGCCGGGGTTCTTTTCGATGCTGGCCAGCGCCCGCTTCAGATCGGTGGGCAGATCGGGAATCAGCCGCGCTTCGGCATAGTCGAACAGCGTGTGGAAAATAGTCGCCAGCAGGTCGTCGGGTGTTTGCGGCACGCCGACTGCTTCGCCCGCGTCGCGGGTGGAACGGCCGATATCCTGGCCGGCCGTCAGTCCGCCGCCGTAGAGCATCAGCGGCGCCAGCTTGGGCCAGTGGTCCCGTCCGCCGTTCTTGTTGATGCGGGGCGTGCGGCCCATCTCTCCGCAACATACCAGCAGGATGTCGTCCGACAGGCCGCGGTCTTCGCAGTCTTCGATAAAGGCCGACACCGCATGGTCGAACGGCTCAATCACCAGCTGCTTCCCTTCGGCGACCGCCACATTATTGCTGTCGGCGTGGAAGTCCCAGACAAACTCGGAATGGATCGTGATGAAGCCGCAGCCCGCCTCGCACAACCGCCGGGCCAGCAGCAGCATTTTCCCCAGTGTTTTCGTGTGGGCCGTGTACCAGGGAATGTTGTTCCGTGTCTTGTCCCCGGCGTAGCTCCACAGCCGTGGGTTATAGTACTGGCTGGTATCGTACCGGGCGACGGTGCGCGGATCTTCTTTGGAAAGATCGAATGCGGAAGCCACGCCTTTGAGGACCAGGTCGAGGGCCTGCGCCTGGATGCCGCTGAGGCCGTCCATCTCCACGACGGCGTCGAACTGGCGGCGAGCTCCGTCGAGGCTCTTGAGCAGGTTCCGCCGATTATCGAACCGGTCCCGCGGCAGCGTCAGATTCATGGCCTCCTGCAGGGGCCCTTTGCCGCCGGGGACGAACGGGGCATACGCCTTGCCCAGGCCGCCGACGGCGTCGAACTTGCCGAACCGCTCGCCCAGGGTTTTCTGGTCCCCATCAATCGACTGGGGAATCATGAACATGGAGTTGGGCAAGCCCGTTTCGGGATGGTTGACTCCGGCGACCCGCGCGTAGGCGGATCCAATCGAGGCGTCCCCCAGCTGCTTGCTGACCAGCGGAGCCACGCCGCCGTGGCCTGTGTTCGTCTGGTAGTTCCGCACCACCGCCATCCGATGGGCGTGCTGCGCCAGTTGCGGCAGAGAGCTGCCAAACCGGATGCCGGGCACGGAGGTCGGGATCTCTCCGCCGACGCTGGCGATTTCCGCCGGCGCGTCGACCTTGGGATCGAACGTTTCCAGCTGGGACGGCCCGCCTTGCTGGAACAAACAGATGACCGACTTGCCCGTGACTGGACTGCGGGCCCCGCCGCCTTGCGCCTGTCGCGAATTGAGCATCGGCAACGCCAGGCTGCCGAGCGCTGCTCCGCCAATCTGCATGAAATAGCGACGGCCCAGTTGACGACGTTGCGACAACGAATCCGATAGGGTCAACATGGCGTGGATTCCTGTTAAACAAGCGCGAACGACCCGCCGCCAGTTCCCGCGTCCCTGCCTGCGACCAGCGGGCCGCAACAGCAAACGCGTAGACTGAGGCAAGTCAACGACGTTTGTTATCTTACGCGATCGCAACGCATCAAG is part of the Lignipirellula cremea genome and encodes:
- a CDS encoding DUF1501 domain-containing protein, translating into MLTLSDSLSQRRQLGRRYFMQIGGAALGSLALPMLNSRQAQGGGARSPVTGKSVICLFQQGGPSQLETFDPKVDAPAEIASVGGEIPTSVPGIRFGSSLPQLAQHAHRMAVVRNYQTNTGHGGVAPLVSKQLGDASIGSAYARVAGVNHPETGLPNSMFMIPQSIDGDQKTLGERFGKFDAVGGLGKAYAPFVPGGKGPLQEAMNLTLPRDRFDNRRNLLKSLDGARRQFDAVVEMDGLSGIQAQALDLVLKGVASAFDLSKEDPRTVARYDTSQYYNPRLWSYAGDKTRNNIPWYTAHTKTLGKMLLLARRLCEAGCGFITIHSEFVWDFHADSNNVAVAEGKQLVIEPFDHAVSAFIEDCEDRGLSDDILLVCCGEMGRTPRINKNGGRDHWPKLAPLMLYGGGLTAGQDIGRSTRDAGEAVGVPQTPDDLLATIFHTLFDYAEARLIPDLPTDLKRALASIEKNPGVLAIR